A window of the Cucurbita pepo subsp. pepo cultivar mu-cu-16 chromosome LG01, ASM280686v2, whole genome shotgun sequence genome harbors these coding sequences:
- the LOC111800548 gene encoding putative CCA tRNA nucleotidyltransferase 2, with amino-acid sequence MLLYKAMRVFKSFKIALKLDALVLPPFSFRSSIARFSTSLGAPKYPRTTRPPLILSTKSMASSISSPKPVVQVKDKIELTEIEEKIFNRLLGTLRHFNLETQLRVAGGWVRDKLLGKDCYDIDIALDNMLGSEFVDKVREYLLTVGEEAQGVAVIPCNPEQSKHLETARMRIFDIWIDFVNLRCEEYSENSRIPTKQKFGTAEEDAYRRDLTINSLFYNINSSLVEDMTKRGISDLKFGKIVTPLPPKATFMDDPLRVLRAIRFCARFEFTLDEELKVAASCEEVKAALATKISRERIGVEIDLMMAGNQPVKAMSYICDLTLFWTVFTLPSNTEPEIPDVCNRLCIACQEATWNLLQLIKCVTFNDEQKRLSMYAALFLPIRKFTFKDKKSKKIPVVNHIFRESLKRKVSDAETVVQLHHALEKFLTLIPLLVSKEEIQPNGVDWGVECADVPDTSRIRVLTGLLLREIKDFWPVALLLATLLYPANVDYTEDLLNRRFELEKRTELFDVAYNEIVKLGLQNVWEVKPLVNGKEIMNILQLKSGGPLVREWQQKIFAWQPACTPVHKHLPSRKDQTTKNIPNLQSVQEKFEQIVS; translated from the exons ATGCTTCTTTATAAAGCTATGAGAGTGTTTAAATCTTTCAAAATCGCTCTCAAACTCGACGCTCTCGTCCTTCCGCCATTCTCGTTCCGCAGTTCCATCGCCAGGTTTTCAACCTCTCTTGGCGCCCCCAAATACCCCAGAACAACCAGACCTCCATTGATTCTGTCTACGAAATCAATGGCGTCGTCAATCTCTTCGCCGAAACCAGTCGTTCAAGTCAAAGACAAGATTGAACTCACTGAAATCGAGGAGAAGATATTTAATAGGCTTCTTGGCACTCTTCGTCACTTCAATCTCGAAACGCAGCTTCGAGTTGCCGGCGGTTGGGTTCGCGATAAG CTTCTAGGCAAAGATTGTTACGACATTGACATCGCCCTGGACAACATGCTGGGTAGCGAGTTTGTGGACAAGGTTAGAGAGTATTTGTTGACAGTTGGGGAAGAGGCGCAAGGAGTCGCTGTTATTCCATG TAACCCTGAGCAATCAAAACATCTAGAAACAGCAAGGATGCGTATCTTTGATATATGGATTGATTTTGTGAACTTGAGGTGTGAGGAATACAGTGAGAATAGCCGAATTCCTACTAAG CAAAAGTTCGGGACGGCTGAAGAGGATGCTTATAGAAGGGATTTAACGATCAATAG CTTGTTCTATAACATTAACTCGAGCTTAGTTGAAGATATGACGAAAAGAG GCATATCGGATTTGAAGTTTGGGAAAATTGTGACTCCTTTACCTCCGAAAGCTACATTTATGGATGATCCGCTTCGAGTCCTTCGAGCCATACGTTTCT GTGCCAGATTTGAATTCACATTGGACGAAGAATTGAAAGTTGCCGCATCATGTGAAGAAGTAAAGGCTGCTCTCGCTACCAAGATTAGCAGAGAACGTATCGGGGTCGAA ATCGATCTCATGATGGCTGGGAATCAGCCAGTTAAAGCAATGAGCTACATTTGTGATTTGACATTATTTTGGACTGTCTTTACACTTCCTTCTAACACTGAACCCGAAATACCAGACGTGTGTAATAG GCTTTGCATTGCTTGTCAAGAGGCCACATGGAACCTCCTCCAACTAATCAAATGCGTCACCTTTAAT GACGAACAGAAAAGGCTCTCTATGTATGCTGCTCTCTTCCTTCCAATCAGAAAATTCACATTTAAAGATAAGAAATCCAAAAAG ATTCCTGTTGTCAACCATATTTTTCGGGAATCCCTTAAGCGAAAAGTTAGCGATGCCGAAACG GTTGTTCAACTACATCACGCCTTGGAAAAGTTTTTGACCTTGATTCCGCTTCTTGTATCGAAAGAGGAAATCCAACCCAATGGCGTTGATTGGGGTGTTGAATGTGCGGATGTTCCTGATACGTCAAGGATTCGAGTATTGACTG GGCTTCTTTTGCGGGAAATTAAAGACTTCTGGCCTGTAGCTTTATTGTTGGCCACGTTGTTATATCCCGCTAATGTAGATTATACCGAAGATCTGTTAAACAGACGTTTCGAACTGGAAAAGCGAACAGAATTGTTTGATGTCGCCTACAATGAGATCGTTAAATTAG GTTTGCAAAATGTGTGGGAGGTGAAACCTCTTGTGAATGGGAAAGAGATTATGAACATTTTGCAGCTAAAATCAGGAGGACCTCTTGTTAGAGAATGG CAACAAAA
- the LOC111800525 gene encoding receptor protein-tyrosine kinase CEPR2-like isoform X2, producing MEKFHVYSLLIFLLVSSLFVSTLSLPIETRALLRFKENLKDPAGFLHSWIDSESPCGFSGVTCDRFSGRVVEISLENRSLSGEISPSISVLQSLTTLSLASNHISGVLPYQLMNCSNLKVLNLTDNEMVGRIPDLSQLRNLEAFDLSINFFSGQFPFWVGNLTGLVSLGLGENEFETGEIPESIGNLKNLTWLYLANAYLRGEIPESLFELKALQTLDLSRNKISGKLSKSISKLKNLNKLELFVNRLTGEIPPEISNLTLLQEIDISANNFYGELPEEVGNLRNLVVFQSYENNFSGKLPEGFGNMQNLTAFSIYRNNFSGEFPENFGRFAPLDSIDISENQFSGDFPKFLCENGKLQFLLALENRFSGELPLSLAECKSLQRFRISNNQMSGRIPDGVWALPNAKMIDFSDNEFTGVISPNIGLSTSLSQLILLNNKFSGKLPSELGKLTNLERLYLSNNDFNGEIPSEIGFLRQLSSLHLEVNSLNGSITLEIGNCERLVDINFAHNSLSGTIPSSFSLISSLNSLNLSRNKLTGIIPEYLEKMKLSSIDLSGNQLFGRVPSSLLAMSGDKAFLDNKELCVDENYRERIKTSLTTCTGKHSQKGVLEDKLVFFSIIVSILVCVLAGLVLVSCNYLKRGETGSETSQEGDQQGAPKWKIASFHQVEIDADEIGNFEEDNLIGSGGTGKVYRLDLKKNGSTVAVKQLWKGDAMKVLAAEMEILGKIRHRNILKLYACLMREGSSYLVFDYMINGNLREALQKQIKGGQPELDWNQRYRIALGAARGIAYLHHDCSPPIIHRDIKSTNILLDGDYEPKIADFGVAKVADQFQSVSENSSLAGTHGYIAPELAYTPKVSEKSDVYSYGVVLLELITGRKAIEDEYGEGKDIVYWVSTHLNERDNVLKLLDVKVASEVVQNDMIKVLKIAVLCTTKLPSLRPSMREVVKMLLDVDPYSSSMSLKNSSTKKHFV from the exons ATGGAGAAGTTCCATGTTTATTCCCTGTTGATCTTTCTTTTGGTTTCGAGTCTTTTTGTT TCAACTCTGTCTCTTCCGATCGAAACTCGAGCATTGCTTCGTTTCAAAGAGAATCTCAAAGACCCGGCGggttttcttcattcttggATTGATTCTGAATCCCCTTGTGGGTTCTCCGGTGTTACTTGCGACCGGTTTTCCGGGAGAGTTGTTGAGATTTCGTTGGAAAACAGGTCACTTTCTGGTGAGATTTCTCCATCTATTTCTGTTCTGCAAAGTCTCACAACACTTTCATTGGCCTCAAACCACATTTCTGGGGTACTTCCTTATCAACTGATGAACTGTAGCAATCTTAAAGTACTGAATCTCACTGACAACGAAATGGTTGGGAGAATTCCTGATCTCTCTCAGCTGAGAAATTTGGAGGCTTTTGATCTATCTATCAACTTTTTCTCTGGTCAATTCCCATTCTGGGTTGGGAATTTAACTGGATTGGTATCTCTTGGTCTAGGTGAAAATGAGTTTGAGACAGGTGAAATACCAGAATCTAttggaaatttgaagaacttaaCTTGGCTATATCTAGCCAATGCTTATTTGAGAGGAGAAATTCCAGAGTCTCTGTTTGAATTGAAGGCATTACAGACATTGGATCTTTCAAGGAACAAAATTTCTGGTAAACTTTCCAAGTCAATATCCAAGTTGAAGAATCTGAATAAGCTTGAACTTTTTGTGAACCGTTTGACTGGAGAAATCCCACCAGAGATTTCGAACCTTACCCTTCTGCAAGAAATCGATATTTCGGCAAATAATTTCTACGGGGAGTTGCCTGAAGAGGTCGGGAACTTGAGGAATTTGGTGGTTTTTCAGTCGTATGAAAACAACTTCTCTGGAAAGCTTCCTGAAGGGTTTGGAAATATGCAGAATCTTACTGCATTTTCAATCTATAGGAACAACTTTTCTGGGGAATTTCCTGAGAATTTCGGCAGATTTGCGCCTCTCGACAGTATTGACATATCGGAGAACCAATTTTCAGGTGATTTCCCCAAGTTCTTGTGTGAGAATGGGAAGTTGCAGTTCTTACTTGCTCTGGAAAATAGATTTTCAGGTGAGCTTCCACTTTCTCTAGCTGAGTGCAAATCACTGCAAAGGTTCAGAATAAGTAACAATCAAATGTCTGGCAGGATTCCAGATGGGGTTTGGGCTCTTCCTAATGCaaaaatgattgattttaGTGACAATGAATTTACTGGAGTTATATCCCCAAACATTGGTTTATCAACTAGCTTGAGCCAATTGATTTTGCTAAACAATAAGTTTTCAGGTAAGCTTCCATCAGAGCTTGGCAAGTTGACAAATTTAGAAAGGCTTTACTTGAGTAACAATGACTTCAATGGAGAAATACCTTCTGAAATTGGTTTTCTCAGGCAACTTTCATCACTACATCTGGAAGTAAATTCTTTGAATGGATCAATCACACTGGAGATTGGGAATTGTGAAAGACTTGTGGACATAAATTTTGCTCACAACTCTCTTAGTGGCACTATtccatcttcattttcattaatcaGCTCTTTGAACTCTCTGAATCTTTCAAGAAACAAACTTACAGGTATAATCCCGGAGTACTTGGAGAAAATGAAACTAAGTTCGATTGATTTGTCGGGTAATCAGCTCTTTGGAAGGGTTCCATCCAGTCTTCTGGCAATGAGTGGAGACAAAGCATTTTTGGACAACAAAGAACTCTGTGTTGATGAAAACTACAGAGAAAGGATAAAAACAAGCCTGACTACTTGTACTGGAAAGCATAGTCAAAAAGGGGTGCTAGAGGATAAACTTGTATTTTTCAGTATCATAGTCTCCATCTTGGTTTGTGTATTAGCAGGGCTGGTGTTGGTAAGTTGTAATTACTTGAAGCGCGGTGAGACAGGCTCAGAGACCAGTCAGGAAGGGGACCAACAAGGAGCtccaaaatggaaaattgcaTCATTTCATCAAGTGGAAATTGATGCAGATGAAATAGGCAACTTTGAAGAAGACAATTTGATAGGGAGTGGAGGAACGGGAAAAGTTTATCGGTTGGATCTGAAGAAAAACGGCAGTACGGTGGCTGTTAAGCAGCTCTGGAAAGGAGATGCAATGAAGGTGTTGGCAGCAGAAATGGAGATTTTGGGGAAGATAAGACATAGAAACATCTTGAAGCTCTATGCTTGCTTAATGAGAGAGGGATCTAGTTATCTAGTTTTTGATTACATGATTAATGGAAACCTGCGTGAAGCActtcaaaaacaaatcaaaggTGGGCAGCCTGAATTGGACTGGAACCAGAGGTACAGGATTGCCTTGGGGGCAGCAAGGGGAATTGCTTACTTGCATCATGATTGTTCACCACCTATAATTCATAGAGATATAAAATCAACAAACATACTTTTAGATGGAGATTATGAACCAAAAATAGCTGATTTTGGAGTGGCAAAGGTTGCAGATCAGTTTCAAAGTGTTTCTGAGAACAGCTCTCTTGCTGGCACTCATGGTTATATTGCTCCTG AGCTAGCATATACTCCAAAAGTTTCAGAAAAGAGTGATGTGTACAGTTATGGTGTGGTGCTGTTAGAATTGATTACTGGTAGGAAAGCAATCGAAGATGAATatggagaaggaaaagatATTGTTTACTGGGTTTCAACACACCTCAATGAGCGTGATAATGTCCTCAAGCTTCTAGACGTTAAAGTTGCATCTGAAGTCGTCCAAAATGACATGATTAAAGTCCTGAAGATTGCTGTACTTTGCACAACAAAGCTTCCATCACTTCGCCCTTCAATGAGAGAGGTAGTGAAGATGCTATTAGACGTTGATCCTTACTCTTCTTCAATGTCCCTGAAAAACAGTTCAACTAAAAAACATTTCGTTTAG
- the LOC111800525 gene encoding receptor protein-tyrosine kinase CEPR2-like isoform X1, with protein sequence MEKFHVYSLLIFLLVSSLFVSTLSLPIETRALLRFKENLKDPAGFLHSWIDSESPCGFSGVTCDRFSGRVVEISLENRSLSGEISPSISVLQSLTTLSLASNHISGVLPYQLMNCSNLKVLNLTDNEMVGRIPDLSQLRNLEAFDLSINFFSGQFPFWVGNLTGLVSLGLGENEFETGEIPESIGNLKNLTWLYLANAYLRGEIPESLFELKALQTLDLSRNKISGKLSKSISKLKNLNKLELFVNRLTGEIPPEISNLTLLQEIDISANNFYGELPEEVGNLRNLVVFQSYENNFSGKLPEGFGNMQNLTAFSIYRNNFSGEFPENFGRFAPLDSIDISENQFSGDFPKFLCENGKLQFLLALENRFSGELPLSLAECKSLQRFRISNNQMSGRIPDGVWALPNAKMIDFSDNEFTGVISPNIGLSTSLSQLILLNNKFSGKLPSELGKLTNLERLYLSNNDFNGEIPSEIGFLRQLSSLHLEVNSLNGSITLEIGNCERLVDINFAHNSLSGTIPSSFSLISSLNSLNLSRNKLTGIIPEYLEKMKLSSIDLSGNQLFGRVPSSLLAMSGDKAFLDNKELCVDENYRERIKTSLTTCTGKHSQKGVLEDKLVFFSIIVSILVCVLAGLVLVSCNYLKRGETGSETSQEGDQQGAPKWKIASFHQVEIDADEIGNFEEDNLIGSGGTGKVYRLDLKKNGSTVAVKQLWKGDAMKVLAAEMEILGKIRHRNILKLYACLMREGSSYLVFDYMINGNLREALQKQIKGGQPELDWNQRYRIALGAARGIAYLHHDCSPPIIHRDIKSTNILLDGDYEPKIADFGVAKVADQFQSVSENSSLAGTHGYIAPELAYTPKVSEKSDVYSYGVVLLELITGRKAIEDEYGEGKDIVYWVSTHLNERDNVLKLLDVKVASEVVQNDMIKVLKIAVLCTTKLPSLRPSMREVVKMLLDVDPYSSSMSLKNSSTKKHFV encoded by the exons ATGGAGAAGTTCCATGTTTATTCCCTGTTGATCTTTCTTTTGGTTTCGAGTCTTTTTGTTTCAACTCTGTCTCTTCCGATCGAAA CTCGAGCATTGCTTCGTTTCAAAGAGAATCTCAAAGACCCGGCGggttttcttcattcttggATTGATTCTGAATCCCCTTGTGGGTTCTCCGGTGTTACTTGCGACCGGTTTTCCGGGAGAGTTGTTGAGATTTCGTTGGAAAACAGGTCACTTTCTGGTGAGATTTCTCCATCTATTTCTGTTCTGCAAAGTCTCACAACACTTTCATTGGCCTCAAACCACATTTCTGGGGTACTTCCTTATCAACTGATGAACTGTAGCAATCTTAAAGTACTGAATCTCACTGACAACGAAATGGTTGGGAGAATTCCTGATCTCTCTCAGCTGAGAAATTTGGAGGCTTTTGATCTATCTATCAACTTTTTCTCTGGTCAATTCCCATTCTGGGTTGGGAATTTAACTGGATTGGTATCTCTTGGTCTAGGTGAAAATGAGTTTGAGACAGGTGAAATACCAGAATCTAttggaaatttgaagaacttaaCTTGGCTATATCTAGCCAATGCTTATTTGAGAGGAGAAATTCCAGAGTCTCTGTTTGAATTGAAGGCATTACAGACATTGGATCTTTCAAGGAACAAAATTTCTGGTAAACTTTCCAAGTCAATATCCAAGTTGAAGAATCTGAATAAGCTTGAACTTTTTGTGAACCGTTTGACTGGAGAAATCCCACCAGAGATTTCGAACCTTACCCTTCTGCAAGAAATCGATATTTCGGCAAATAATTTCTACGGGGAGTTGCCTGAAGAGGTCGGGAACTTGAGGAATTTGGTGGTTTTTCAGTCGTATGAAAACAACTTCTCTGGAAAGCTTCCTGAAGGGTTTGGAAATATGCAGAATCTTACTGCATTTTCAATCTATAGGAACAACTTTTCTGGGGAATTTCCTGAGAATTTCGGCAGATTTGCGCCTCTCGACAGTATTGACATATCGGAGAACCAATTTTCAGGTGATTTCCCCAAGTTCTTGTGTGAGAATGGGAAGTTGCAGTTCTTACTTGCTCTGGAAAATAGATTTTCAGGTGAGCTTCCACTTTCTCTAGCTGAGTGCAAATCACTGCAAAGGTTCAGAATAAGTAACAATCAAATGTCTGGCAGGATTCCAGATGGGGTTTGGGCTCTTCCTAATGCaaaaatgattgattttaGTGACAATGAATTTACTGGAGTTATATCCCCAAACATTGGTTTATCAACTAGCTTGAGCCAATTGATTTTGCTAAACAATAAGTTTTCAGGTAAGCTTCCATCAGAGCTTGGCAAGTTGACAAATTTAGAAAGGCTTTACTTGAGTAACAATGACTTCAATGGAGAAATACCTTCTGAAATTGGTTTTCTCAGGCAACTTTCATCACTACATCTGGAAGTAAATTCTTTGAATGGATCAATCACACTGGAGATTGGGAATTGTGAAAGACTTGTGGACATAAATTTTGCTCACAACTCTCTTAGTGGCACTATtccatcttcattttcattaatcaGCTCTTTGAACTCTCTGAATCTTTCAAGAAACAAACTTACAGGTATAATCCCGGAGTACTTGGAGAAAATGAAACTAAGTTCGATTGATTTGTCGGGTAATCAGCTCTTTGGAAGGGTTCCATCCAGTCTTCTGGCAATGAGTGGAGACAAAGCATTTTTGGACAACAAAGAACTCTGTGTTGATGAAAACTACAGAGAAAGGATAAAAACAAGCCTGACTACTTGTACTGGAAAGCATAGTCAAAAAGGGGTGCTAGAGGATAAACTTGTATTTTTCAGTATCATAGTCTCCATCTTGGTTTGTGTATTAGCAGGGCTGGTGTTGGTAAGTTGTAATTACTTGAAGCGCGGTGAGACAGGCTCAGAGACCAGTCAGGAAGGGGACCAACAAGGAGCtccaaaatggaaaattgcaTCATTTCATCAAGTGGAAATTGATGCAGATGAAATAGGCAACTTTGAAGAAGACAATTTGATAGGGAGTGGAGGAACGGGAAAAGTTTATCGGTTGGATCTGAAGAAAAACGGCAGTACGGTGGCTGTTAAGCAGCTCTGGAAAGGAGATGCAATGAAGGTGTTGGCAGCAGAAATGGAGATTTTGGGGAAGATAAGACATAGAAACATCTTGAAGCTCTATGCTTGCTTAATGAGAGAGGGATCTAGTTATCTAGTTTTTGATTACATGATTAATGGAAACCTGCGTGAAGCActtcaaaaacaaatcaaaggTGGGCAGCCTGAATTGGACTGGAACCAGAGGTACAGGATTGCCTTGGGGGCAGCAAGGGGAATTGCTTACTTGCATCATGATTGTTCACCACCTATAATTCATAGAGATATAAAATCAACAAACATACTTTTAGATGGAGATTATGAACCAAAAATAGCTGATTTTGGAGTGGCAAAGGTTGCAGATCAGTTTCAAAGTGTTTCTGAGAACAGCTCTCTTGCTGGCACTCATGGTTATATTGCTCCTG AGCTAGCATATACTCCAAAAGTTTCAGAAAAGAGTGATGTGTACAGTTATGGTGTGGTGCTGTTAGAATTGATTACTGGTAGGAAAGCAATCGAAGATGAATatggagaaggaaaagatATTGTTTACTGGGTTTCAACACACCTCAATGAGCGTGATAATGTCCTCAAGCTTCTAGACGTTAAAGTTGCATCTGAAGTCGTCCAAAATGACATGATTAAAGTCCTGAAGATTGCTGTACTTTGCACAACAAAGCTTCCATCACTTCGCCCTTCAATGAGAGAGGTAGTGAAGATGCTATTAGACGTTGATCCTTACTCTTCTTCAATGTCCCTGAAAAACAGTTCAACTAAAAAACATTTCGTTTAG